One window of Mucilaginibacter inviolabilis genomic DNA carries:
- a CDS encoding S41 family peptidase: MKKLLYFILFSAVVVVSACKKNDPGNNNNGSGNNGATKLQLTQDSIYMIAQEDYYWNSFLPEYGIFNPRQYTAQSTDLLNLSQEIDAYTQKSQNPANHNLPYEYDPFNPGSSKYSFIDDGTVNKALNAVKGDFGFNYFYTYANVIRVSLIQPGSPAAAAGLQRSDQIIGINGQTGNSIYITNLKDPANDAGYKYVSNAVNNSSTITLQIRKANGTEKTVTLNTKSYTVNPVIYTNTYALSGGKTAGYMVFNSFVDLKSNPAVQARLDSVFNVFASKNVTDLIIDLRYNGGGDVLMSIYLTNLIAPSSVNGSVMNTTYWTANMQNDKYPIIQKKLGPFSTGYFKPTNAAQIEKFSKVGSVNVNRVFFLVTGNTASASELTINNVKPKMNVQLIGDTTYGKPVGFLSNLTVNGYYFYTPEFETKNSNGEGGYYTGMPPVGSTATGGTYQGKRVIENIQNDFGDINETLLSQAIGYIQNGAYPTSSTLAVQSLSTNAVAMSDYQRRVLSVNKQSSRKNSMFLTLKANK, from the coding sequence ATGAAAAAACTACTTTACTTCATACTTTTTTCTGCTGTGGTTGTTGTTTCGGCTTGTAAAAAAAATGATCCGGGCAATAATAACAATGGGTCCGGTAACAACGGAGCTACAAAACTTCAGCTAACACAGGATTCTATTTATATGATTGCCCAGGAAGATTATTACTGGAATAGTTTCTTGCCAGAATATGGTATTTTTAATCCCCGGCAATACACTGCGCAAAGTACGGATCTGCTTAATCTTAGTCAGGAAATTGATGCTTATACCCAGAAGTCACAAAATCCTGCTAATCATAACTTGCCTTATGAGTATGATCCTTTTAACCCGGGAAGTTCCAAATATTCGTTTATTGATGATGGTACGGTTAATAAGGCTTTAAATGCTGTAAAAGGGGATTTTGGTTTTAATTACTTTTATACCTATGCCAATGTGATCAGGGTAAGTTTGATTCAGCCGGGTTCACCAGCCGCCGCCGCCGGCTTGCAACGAAGCGATCAGATCATCGGTATTAACGGACAAACCGGGAACAGTATTTACATTACCAATCTTAAAGACCCTGCTAATGATGCAGGCTACAAATATGTAAGTAATGCAGTGAATAATAGCAGCACAATAACCCTTCAGATCCGTAAGGCGAACGGTACCGAGAAAACCGTTACCCTGAATACCAAAAGTTATACGGTTAACCCGGTTATTTATACCAATACTTATGCGCTTAGTGGCGGGAAAACAGCCGGTTATATGGTATTTAATAGTTTTGTTGACCTGAAAAGTAACCCGGCCGTACAGGCCCGCCTTGATTCCGTTTTTAATGTTTTTGCCAGTAAAAATGTAACCGACCTGATTATCGATCTGCGTTATAATGGCGGTGGTGATGTACTCATGAGCATTTACCTCACCAATCTCATTGCGCCCTCAAGCGTAAACGGGAGTGTAATGAACACTACTTATTGGACTGCCAATATGCAAAATGATAAATACCCCATTATTCAAAAAAAACTGGGGCCATTCTCTACAGGGTATTTTAAGCCCACGAATGCTGCCCAGATCGAAAAGTTTTCAAAAGTGGGATCTGTAAATGTGAATCGTGTTTTCTTTTTAGTAACTGGTAACACGGCATCAGCAAGCGAGCTTACTATCAATAACGTGAAGCCTAAAATGAATGTTCAGTTAATTGGCGACACAACCTATGGTAAACCAGTTGGCTTCCTGTCAAATCTTACCGTTAACGGATATTACTTTTATACACCAGAGTTTGAAACAAAAAACTCAAATGGCGAAGGCGGTTATTATACAGGTATGCCACCCGTAGGTAGCACAGCAACCGGCGGAACATATCAAGGTAAACGGGTTATAGAGAATATCCAGAATGACTTTGGTGATATTAATGAAACTTTACTGAGCCAGGCCATAGGATACATTCAAAATGGGGCCTACCCAACAAGTTCAACCTTGGCGGTCCAAAGCCTATCTACTAATGCAGTAGCGATGAGCGACTATCAGCGCAGAGTGTTGTCGGTGAACAAACAGTCGTCCCGCAAAAACTCTATGTTCCTGACGTTAAAAGCTAATAAATAA
- a CDS encoding HAD family hydrolase, with product MNYKDIDGRKSAFIFELDDVLYPEKDYLFQVYYLFANLLEYTELVDAKQTTNIMVDTYASLGKDAVFNEVAKAFPIAEKYRDKFENLLITAKLPLKLLLYQNMLTLMQEIVVDRKKLFIVTNGPISQQINKIKQTEWHGLEKYLACYFAEETALKPEPDVLHLLMQDHDLERRDIIMIENSETDRMCAEAVGIDHINIDKFL from the coding sequence ATGAATTATAAAGATATCGACGGGCGCAAGAGCGCTTTTATTTTTGAATTGGATGATGTGCTTTATCCCGAAAAAGATTATTTATTCCAGGTTTATTACCTGTTTGCCAATTTGTTGGAGTATACCGAATTAGTTGACGCAAAACAGACAACCAATATTATGGTTGATACGTATGCATCTTTAGGAAAGGACGCTGTTTTTAATGAGGTTGCCAAAGCTTTCCCGATTGCGGAAAAGTATAGGGATAAGTTCGAAAACTTGCTCATTACGGCTAAACTGCCTTTAAAACTGTTATTGTATCAGAATATGCTGACGCTGATGCAGGAAATTGTTGTTGATCGTAAAAAGCTGTTCATCGTAACTAACGGTCCTATTTCGCAGCAGATAAATAAAATTAAACAAACAGAATGGCACGGATTGGAAAAGTACCTGGCCTGCTATTTTGCTGAAGAAACCGCCTTAAAGCCCGAACCAGACGTTTTGCACCTGCTCATGCAAGACCATGATTTAGAAAGAAGAGATATTATCATGATCGAAAACTCCGAAACTGACCGGATGTGTGCCGAAGCTGTAGGAATTGATCATATCAACATAGACAAATTTTTATAA
- a CDS encoding ABC transporter ATP-binding protein, whose amino-acid sequence MLKATSIHKSYGQLQILKGVDLEVQQGEIVTIVGASGAGKSSLLNILGTLDRPDSGQLFINNIELSKLSNRGLSDFRNRKIGFIFQFHHLLAEFTAVENVCIPAFIAGISRPDAEKKATELLERLGLADRINHKPNELSGGEQQRVAVARALINNPALIFADEPSGNLDSVNALELHELFIKLRKDFNQTFVIVTHNEDLANLSDRTILMKDGLIAEQPLA is encoded by the coding sequence ATGCTTAAAGCTACATCTATCCATAAATCATACGGGCAGCTGCAAATATTGAAGGGGGTTGACCTGGAGGTACAGCAGGGCGAAATTGTAACCATTGTTGGCGCATCAGGTGCTGGTAAAAGCTCCTTACTCAATATTTTGGGTACGTTAGACAGGCCCGATTCCGGTCAGCTGTTTATTAATAATATCGAACTAAGTAAACTAAGTAACCGGGGTTTAAGCGATTTTCGTAACCGTAAGATTGGCTTTATTTTCCAGTTTCATCATTTACTGGCCGAGTTTACAGCGGTTGAAAATGTATGTATCCCCGCGTTTATAGCCGGTATATCGCGCCCCGATGCAGAGAAAAAAGCCACAGAGCTATTGGAGCGACTGGGTTTAGCCGATAGGATAAACCATAAGCCTAACGAGCTGTCAGGTGGCGAACAGCAAAGAGTAGCTGTAGCACGGGCGCTCATCAACAATCCGGCACTGATATTTGCCGATGAGCCGTCGGGCAATCTGGATTCGGTAAACGCGCTGGAACTGCATGAATTGTTTATCAAACTGCGCAAAGATTTTAATCAAACCTTTGTAATCGTTACCCATAACGAGGATCTGGCCAATTTGTCTGATCGTACAATTTTAATGAAAGATGGTTTAATTGCCGAACAACCTTTAGCTTAA